The genomic window CCAGGTTTTGAGATTCTTACAGATTTCGAACACAATAAGGCTCCGTGTCCACCAAAGTGTTCTTTTTTCAGCTGCAAATGCCAGGCACTCCTTAGGAAATGCCCAGATGGGAGCGATTGAGAGCGCTTTGGAGGCGCAGCGTTTTTCAGCTGAGACGCTTTGGTTGCGTCTtgttgctatgatacagaatatcGACAAAGTAAAAATGCTGGTGCAAAGTAGAGTAGTTGCCTCTGGCTGAAGCACGTATAGAGACAGGGTGGACCCTGTTAGTCAATGTGGGTTCATGAGAGGACACATATTacttaatatacagtatatcaacacatttctcctccattgttgttgttcaacACTAGCAAATGTAAAATGTGACGGTTGGTTTGTGATATTTGTCCCTTCTCCACTTTGATGGAAcggctgggtaaaaagtgacagtgacaagtgCAGTGTTTTACTCAAAGCTGaacattttttgttcagtttgtaGCTTAGTGTAAATATGCAGCGCTCCAAATACAGAGAATTAAAAACTACGCTGGCCTCAGGAAAAAACGCTTCAGTGGACACGCTCCCTAACGCTCGAGCTCATGATATTGGAACTTTGCATTATAGACATTTTACAGCAACTTcactttacagaaacattgttGGTAATTCTGGGTGATCCACACTGTAGATTATTCAGAGTGCTTTAGTCAACAGATATCAAACCTTTCTGTACCTCACTGGTGGTAACTGAGGAATTATGTTAATTTATCGGAGTGAACTGAAACTTAAGGTACTCATTAGAAAAGGAGGCTTCTGTCTACAGAAATAAATTAGTTCTGGTGTACTGCACAGCGTTTGAAATAACAGTTCAAACAACATAACCTGCAGTATAGGGGTCATATTCTCTGCTTGCAACTTAAAGTGGCACATTATCAAACCTCACTAGAAGAACTGCAGCCTATTCACTGCACAAAATTCACACCCTGACAAATAATCAGTGAGGGTTTATAACAATATATAACTAATTCCCATTTTGACAACTGTTACTGTAATATTAAAGTGGCCTAAAGCATCTTTTCACTTCTATTTCAGGCTACAAGACCCTGTATACAACAGTGACACGTTAGTCATTAATATAAGCTTATAATCAGTTGTTAGCTAGTCAGCAATACTTATGTGAGACACTGTCATCATCATATTTATACATACAAGTTCAACAAATATTTGGCATCTGGCAGCAAATATTGTATAGGTGACCATACTACTAAAATTGGCATGTATTCACAAACACTAGTGTACATAGAAGAAACTGTTGGATCTCCTCCATGCTGTCTGGTAAATAAGTGCATGTGCCAAAAGACTTCATCTGTGTGCATCTGATCACAtacaaaaactgaaatgtatCTTTTAATCTATAGTAGCTTTATCTAAGTTTGACACCTGTACTGGGGCTCCAAAGCCCAAAGACACTGACATGTAAAACACTTTCTCTCCAGTTCAGTCACAGTAATTGGTGTGTCCTGCAACCTTGAGAGTCTCAGCACAGATTTAATTGTGAATCCAGCCTGAAATCCTTTTCAGAAAAAATCCTGGGGTGTATTATTTTTTAGCTATTCAAATGATAGTTATGAATGAAAGATTTAATGATCAGTGCAACAAAATATTGTCTGTTCCATCAGGCGAGTAAGAACTGTGCTGTGGCTTTGATAACCAAAGGCGACAGCACATCCATCACAAAAGACCTGATTTGTCTACATAATGTTTAGTTAACTGTGGTAATACTGGTAGTAATAATAAAtcctaaataaaacaaaacaaaaaggtgaaAATGATTAGAACGTAcagctacacacacagataagcAACAATAAGCCTATTAATGCCTCAGATTGTGACACAGTCATGTCTTTTTCTACAGATTACTCAGAGTCGTGAAATTAGTTCATCTGTGGTTATTTGTGGTTGGGCGTACCGGCTGCACTCTTGAATGACTTCTTtgtgtaacaaaatactttgtGACTGGGAGGCCAGCGTATGGTGGCTGCCATACTGTAGCCTGCTTTCAACAATGCCCCTGCTGATAGCACTCTTGAGTTTCCAAGAGGTCTGGGTTGGTGCCAGAGTGCAAACTCTCAAACACATCCATGACCATCTGGTAGATAACAGGGGAATGTGTTTGTGGCTTACTGAAGTAGACAACTAACCTGAAActcttctttaaaaaaaatcaagaaatcACACAAATGTTAAACAGAAGAAATGCTATTCCAGCTTATCTAAACTTGCAGAATGATGTAGCAAATTTGCATATCAAGGCTTGACTGTCTGGTTAACACAGTCTGTTGTTACAGTGGACTGTGCTTCATTCATGCAGAAATCCCTGCTtgccctccctccatctctccctcctgAGGATAAGAGACGACGAGCTGTGGACATATAGTAGAAATGCTCTTAAGGTTCCCACTCCAGGCCATTGGTTTTAAAGGACATTGCTAAGACGCCAGTGGTCAAGTCCTCAAGTCTCCCATCATGATCCCATCAAGTTACATAACGAGTAGACATTTTAGTAGAAAACAAATGATGTGGTTGTCCATTATACAGCTTTGCAAAAGGCAGTGCAATACGTTTTATGACCATGAATCTGAGTAGAGAGATCATCAATTCTGATTTCTCAGTGGGATAAATCCTCTTTTAAATTAGCCTATATGCCTCTGCTGTGTCCTACTGAGGTTTGGAAAAAGGACCTGTGACTCTGAGTTTCATGGATTTACTCCCAGTCATGGGTTCTATACCATTTTTGAATATCAACCATCAGattcagaggtcagaggtcttTTAATCAAACGTCTGTAAGCAATATcaacacatacaaatacaactGAGCAAGTGTCTCGTTGCGTGAGAAGGCTTATAttgtagaaacaaacaaacaaaaaaaaacccaagccCCCAGGGCTTCCAATCAACTAAAAGACATTAGTAATGCTAAATAAATTGGCAGTCCATGTAGTAAGGCAGAGCCAGCACATACATCATGATCTTTAGTTAgtctctacacacacaaactaatgaCATGCCAACTTCTGAAGGCATGTATATGTTGACTGTCACAGTGGCTGTGCAGTCTGTCCACATCATGAACAGAAATATTATGTCTCAAGTGTCGACCAGGACACTTGAACAAAACAGGGAACTACAGAATTGAGATTAGTAGACGTGTGCATGTGCGAAATAATATGAgaaataatatgttttttttcctaatttgaTAAATGAAACCTTGTGATTTCTGTCAGATCTCTGCTCCTGCAGAACCAGGTAGCTTGTCAAACGTACCACTCCCTGCGTGAGATAACAGACCCGTCTGTGTGAGAGACATAGTCACCCTCAGGCCCGCTATCGTAGCAGTCATCTGACAGGTAGGGGGAGCCGTTTCCTTGTAGTTTAGGTGAGTGAGGGTATCTGGCACATCTGGCCTGCCGTGGACTAGAATACTGTGCGTGTTCACGGTGGTGATTTTGCTGCTGGCTGTGTTGACTGCTTTCCCTCATTGCCCTGGTGTAGCCATTAGAGGGATACTCCTCCCCGTTGTAGTTGCTATGGTGACGACGTTCACGCTCCTGTTTGAGCTGGCGGTCGCCCCACTCCTCCCGGTCGTGGTCCTGATGTTGGGAGCTGCCAGCTTTGGTTGGGTGGAGCTCGTGCTGTGTGGGGGCTTTCTGGAGGTCATTGGGGCCCAGGTACTGCTTGGTGTAGTAATTCCCGTGGAAGGTCTGCTGTTTCCGTAGGTAACACACACCAACCagagaaagcagcagcagcaggaacaaGGCCCCGCCCACAGCCCCACCCACTATGGAACCAAGATTACTCTCAGGTAGGGCTTCAAGTGTTGGGGAGCTGAGAAGAACATGCCCCTTATCATCCACTAAGGTGGAGGAGGCAGAGCCAGTTAGGACAGGAGCAGTAATGGTGGAAGGCATGGTGGGAGGATCTAATGGAGGGAAGGAGGGTGAGAGGGGAGTAGAGGGTGGAGGGGAGAGATGAACAGACAGAGAAGCAGAGAATGTCAATGCCAACTACATCAGCATTTTTACTAAGTAGGGACAGGTTGACAAAAACATCAACTAAACTACCACACATACTAAACTATGGAGCACATGCTCGCAGCAGCCTCTGGTTTGCAACGCCAATTCCTCAGAGCTTATGGGCGCAGTCTTTGATTATTAAACAATGATTGGTAAGTAGAAATCTATTTGCTATAATGGGCTAGCATAATTAACGTATTACATGAAGGACAGCTGAGAAAGTTTGTCACAAGCAGGTCTGAACAGCACTTTAAATACAAAGCACAATTACAAGAAACTGCAGCATATCCCATCCTCCAAGGTTTTTCAGATTGTGAATTCACCATAGCGTCTAATATCCTCCCAAGATAAACTCCACTGATCAGTGATTTCAGATCTGAAATGGTTCAAGCAATTATTTAATATCCTTTTAAATCTTTAATCAAAAGATATATTTTTCCTCTAGCTAAATCAGCCCCATGTTGTCATCAGTTCAATAATGCCATGAATTATGTTTCAGGAATTGAAGCACAATTTTactgtcagctttttttttacttgcatAAATAAAGTGAAGAAATCAAAGACTTGGTGGCCGGCAATATTTTAGGACTACTTGGCTCAACAGGTGACTTTGCCATACCCAGTTAGTTTCAAATGTATTGTAGCAATGGCCAGGGATGTTTTCAACCACAGCCACCTGGAACACTTAATGAGTGCAGCTTTGTACCGATTAAGTAATTAATTCTGTGCTTTTTTTCCAGCAACTGTCTCAATAAATAATCCTAATTTTAATCAAATATATAACAACACGAGTTTCTCAACCATATGGACAGGGCCAGGATATGCAGATTGAGAGTGACAAAATTGTACATGTTTGACATATCTGACCAAATAAAAAGGTCATTGGATTAAAATATGAACGTTGTTGTCGTTTGTAGTATATCTGGACAATTTTTCGCACTGCATCCACCAGAGTTCACTCACACACTGGATGTGTGTTACGCTGAACTCAACTGACTCAAAAATGACAAGAGGGTTGAATGAAAAGCATAAACTATTTGCAAATGTTGAGATAAATCAAAGCATTATCATTACTAGGCATGTAACGATATGTCAAATTTCGCGGTGTCgcgataaaataaattctcGATACCATCGTGGGAATGCCACGTTAGTTGTATAGCTGCGTTCTCCTACAGAGCCGGTAATATGACTGTGCGACTACATTCCCCATAATCCTTTGCATGCAACTGCGCGCGCAGGTGAGAGCAGACTCGTGCAGCTCAGCCTCTCAGCCTCCGACTCTGACCCGTGCGTGACCGGAGGAAACAGCGAATAAAAGTAAGGAGACtgattgtttttctctgtggattttctccgcgaccgttcgtcatagcgagaaaccacgcatatcacgtgaaacagcggaatcgtggCTTTCCGACACTTGTCAgtagtccagtgttttcacagcgaaaaaaaaaatgataaagttacactaaaataatgtataacagagctttcatacagctttgcacacacattactcttggatggattactcgcgaatgcagggtctcacagaaatgccacgcatatcacatgaaagcgcaggaccagagctttcctctcctcatctgctgttctgagaaagtgttaggatctccttgatgtcaagattgtcaacctggcgtgaacaaactgagtgaatgtgtgtttttgagtttttctatgactttcagggaaatggctgggctttatttattttggttttcttttacacacatctctacccacctctctctctctctctctctctctctctctctctctctctctctctctctctctctctttctctgcgtctctctgtgtatctgtgcgtgagggattgtgtgttattgagtttacattatttctaatttgttaattttgttgttgttgcagggtctgattgttctaagttctgtatatttgatgaatattaagactactctatcctcataatttgatgtcattcagatgactttctagtaatagtactacactacttttgttcagagtaggttaaaaaatactgaatatttccattttcatattctgtcactATAATTTTAATTGACATGACTTTGTTATTGCACTTTAATGTCTGCCTGCCTAGCAGTAATGGGGGGGAAATGAAAACACAtgttcaactgtgtgttgatttgtttatgatacgcttccaagttaaaaataacatgctgtacagtgtacatgcactatttttgaataaaatagctatttttaacaataaattttctctttttttccccttgtataAATATCGTGATATGCATCGTACCGTGGACTctttatcgtgataatattgtattgtgagtTTCTGGTATTGTTACATCCCTAATCATTACTATAGAGAGCAGATGTGTGACTCACTGAGATGAGCTAATGACGTGACTTAAGAGAGAAATAACAAACTATGTAATTTCCTGCAGTTTCCTGGCAATGCTTACCAATTTTAGAAGATCAATAACCAAATTATTTTGTATATTGCATGAGAATACACATTTTGCGAAAAGTAAAATGATGCATTGCCACTATATCATCATGCCACCATTAAAACAACCTGAAAATGAACTGAATTAGGGGTGATGCCCACAAAACAGAAAAGCCAAAGCCATAATCAGAGGGAGCTACAGTAATGGAAAGAATCTGAGTCTAAAAGCTTTAATGGTGCTGCAAAATTGCTCTGCCACTCTAACCTCAGTGCCAGGCCAGATGTGAGGAGAAGATTCACATCTGAGAAATGACATGAACCCGAAGGTTTGTAGTCTCTGAGTATATGAATCTACAACGCCATGCAGAGGCAGTGAACTGACACATGTGGGCACACTCACAGCAACACATACAACGAAGGGTACACCAACATGTGTAAGCTTGTGCACACCCGTACAGGTCCTCTCAAAGGAAAATGAAATATggatgataaataataaataggAGTTGAAAAGAActagttaatgttttatgaatctGGGACATCATCTCACAGTAAGGCTGCAGGCTTTTGCCTCTTACTGCATGACACATgcagaaataaaagaaacagaaaggaAGCGAGAGATGTAAAAGAAAATCACATCATAATCAAAACTTCATTCAGGAAGAGAGCTTCCACAGACAAGAGAGATTTTgtgaaaccagaggaacatgctCATCATACACAACAGAGAGACGTACTCAGATGCCAAGCCAAGAGGACAGAGCAGAGGCAGTGCACTGTGGACTAAAGAGGCCTTAAATATTTGCAGCTGTTTGGCCCAGGAACTTCTCTTTTGAACATCTGGAGACCCGATGTTAATCAAGGCTAATCAGCATGCAATTAAGACTAAATGTAAAGGTCAAATATTATCAGTGCCAACACACTTTACCACAGGTGAATGTTTAATAGACTGTCAGTATGTACAGAATGGGTGAGAGTGATACAGTGTCACATTTCAGCTTGAAGGACAATGTCACAGGCAGTGTTACCCTCTATGacgtgtgtgcacacacagtgcTTCCTAAGGGAAGAGAAGGCAATAGGAGTCAGCTGTGTTCCGGTGTGTATTCTCTGCTCACCTTGTATCAGAATGCGCACATCCCGACTGCGGAGGTTGATGTCATTGGCAACCTCACACCTGTAAACTCCAGAGTCATTCCGCTGGAGGGGACGCAGGAAGAGCaaagtgctgtttattatttccACCCCTTCTGGCATTTCACTGTCCAACCTATGGTGCACAGGAGACACAGCACTtagacacatagagacacaccCACAAACAACTATCCTATGATGTAACCACGCACGTGACATTTTATCTAaatttatgataaataataacttGAAACAATGTCAATGACGTTTTTGGATgagtaaaatatatattttttaaaaaagtaaagctaacattgttaacatgttaatgttcattaatatgttctgtcccatttttaaaaataaacaaataaattaaaaaaaataaaaaaacattggtCTTCAGTTGCTTATCTTCAAGTagtctgtaaaaacaacattttgtgtttattgaaCTGACTTCTCAAGCTAAAGATGAAACAATTTATCTTaaatttttggggaaaaaaaatcttttggtCTGTTGGTCAATTTTAACCCAGATaagagaaaaggaaaatgtCATACACACATACCTGATCCATCTGAAGTGATTAGCTGGTGGGTTTGCATTAGCTTTGCACGTCATTTGAACATTTTCCCGACCCACATACCAGTCTCCATCATAGCCCACAACAGAGATATCAGGAGcaactacagagagagagagaggggaaaaaacccAAATCATTGAGATATCACTAGAAACAACCAACCTTAGAAAACAGCATTCAACTGCACAGATGGGTCATTTAGTTTAACCATAACAAGATATCTGGTATACCAATgtaaatgttcacattttaaaaatatttctgctgtgttgtattgtattatagTTCTTGCAGAGACTGTACTTTACATCAGCAAACATATGCAAGATGACCGTTTGCCTTGTTTGTGTGCAGCATATGTATTATGTGGAGTCTAAGGACAGTCATGGCCTCGAGATACGAGTCTGTGTCCTCCAAATATGCACTAAGGTGTTTCATATTCTATAAAATCacaaacatagtatagcatccAGAGAAGCAGTCATGACTTTCATCACATGATGCTTTTCACAATTTTAAACCAAATCATCAGAACAAATCCCCAAGTGTGGGCCAAttataaagttattttttcaaCAGTATTTTCATAGTCATCTACAAAATGTTTactgttctgtgttttttttggctGTGCCATACATGGAATAAGCGTAACATTCTTTGTAATTGCCATCTGTTATAAAACAATAAGTAAGACCAAAAGTTAAATGCATCtgtcaaacaaaaaggattttcAAGAGGTAATTTTACCCCTTTCACCATTCTATTTGCAGCTGCTATGCAGAGACCCAATTGTGCCCCATAAAGTACAGGTATGCCCTCCAACACCTATGGGGACTTactgacagaaaacatgttCCCTTCTGACAGTTTAGGGGCACACGTGGACATGTActgacagaaaataatgaaagaaaTGCAGactctgaaaaaagaaaattcaaggAAAACACCAAGGACAGCCTTTCTTAAACCATAATTAATACCTGTAAGGAGCCTGCGTGGGCTGCCCTtgatttcatttctgtcaaTTCAGCTGTTTTCTAAAGTGAATTGTTGTTGAAGTGcatcaaataaatcaaacatCAACACTGACAAGGCCAGGCATCATCAGCTGACTGCTGTTGTAAGATTTTCCACCTCTACTTTCTGCTAAAAACAGTGTTTAATTGTATAAGGAAAGGGAAGAAAAGGAGCCAGGAAATAGCTGCTATATGTCCCCCTTAAAACTGACAGAGGGAGGAATTCTCTTGGACCTCATTTTATAGTGTAGACTCCACTGCTCCCTTTAATCTACCCACTTTAGGTCTTAAAAATACCTAATGAAAGCCTTACAGGACAGAATCAATATTAAGTTTACTATAAAGCCCTCTTTCAGCTGTTAATATGTTACCCCAAATAGCCACTCATAAAGCACCCACACTGCACACTGAGCTGGTAGGGGATCCTGAAGTCACTCTGCAGAGCCGGGTGGCGGACCACACAGGTGAGTGCGTGGCCCTGGATGTGACGTGTAGGCTGCCAGAGGTAGCTCACTTGAGTGCTGGTCGTGCCGTTTGCTTCATCAAAAAGCTGTACTTCTGACTGGCCAAAAAGGTTGGACTCCCAGGACACCTCAGCAGGGGGCCGGGCCCGCTCAGCGATACAGGTGGCCACCACAGTATCATTGCCCCCATCGATCAGGGCGGATGAACCTGCAGACACGTAGACTTTTGGCTCCACTGTGATTCAGAGTGAGCAAAGACAAGGGAGGAGAAAGTTAAAAGATTTACACTGCATTTCTCTCATATCAGAACCAGTTTTCACGTTCTGCATTTTCTCCACTTATGTCATTCAACTACTACCTAATCCAACCCGTTATTAGCAGCTCGAGCCACCTCTGTGATCTGTTCTGTCAAAGCAGATtgagtgagcacacacacacacacacacacacacagactgtgtttgtgtgccagcAGTGACAACCTGTGatccaaatgaaaacaaaaagaataatCCCTTCAGCTAAATTCAAAACACAGGATTGGAACCTGCTGTTGCTTTACAGGTCCTTTAATGCACGGACTAATAGACAATGATTAAATAGATGTTTTCTGATGCTGTAATACTCATTGTTCTCCCTCCAGTTGCTTTGGAATATTCTCTATTTTATCCCACAGATGACTGCGTAAAGTGTGCCGTATGAGTTCATGCAGGGTGGAGATGGAATATCAAGAACACCTGTGCTCTGTAATCTAAAACAATTTAAGGTTCAGAAGGGCATAGTTTCAGAGCCACAAGGTTGATGAGATCAAGTTGTACTTCGGACTGGCCAAAAATTCAAtataactattattattatgatattaTTATCAACTTTTGAATTCTATCATGACAATATTGAGTTATCCTTTTAACAAAATTCTGTTGTCTGAATAAGTGAGTCCAAGCCACAATGAAAAACTCGCAAAATTAGTTGCTGACATTTTTGCattacatgtgtttgttttgtctgacgtAATGTGTAATGTAATATCAGTGGAACAATATTTATTGTATACATTAGTCATATCTTGATATATAgcgatttttaaaaatgttttaattaatacTGTGATATTGATTTCAAACATATTATACAGCCCTAACAATTTCAAATGTATTGCATCTATATTCAGAGCTTCCCATTATGCAACTACTGATTATTTCCATTGTCAAAAAAACTGatacttttttttgtacaaaaatagaaaatcgcaaaaaatgtttttgctcaTTTTGTCCAACCACCTGTCCAAAACCTAAGATATTAAAGGAGATTTATTATGCTTTTTGTATTCTGAGTATTATATAGCGTTACAATTCTGACTGTTCACATacaatgtggccaaagttttCCTGTGAGCAAA from Epinephelus lanceolatus isolate andai-2023 chromosome 11, ASM4190304v1, whole genome shotgun sequence includes these protein-coding regions:
- the nectin3b gene encoding nectin-3-like protein isoform X1, producing MLPSYQRSYLGQQSRVALFHLLCSITGVWGSQVVVPQRVNAVLGKNVTLECRVEVGANLTLTQSSWERRLPSGSVTVAVYNPRYGISIPPEFIHRLYFRSPSSYDATIVLENVGFADVGMYTCKVATFPLGNTQASTTVNVLVEPKVYVSAGSSALIDGGNDTVVATCIAERARPPAEVSWESNLFGQSEVQLFDEANGTTSTQVSYLWQPTRHIQGHALTCVVRHPALQSDFRIPYQLSVQFAPDISVVGYDGDWYVGRENVQMTCKANANPPANHFRWIRLDSEMPEGVEIINSTLLFLRPLQRNDSGVYRCEVANDINLRSRDVRILIQDPPTMPSTITAPVLTGSASSTLVDDKGHVLLSSPTLEALPESNLGSIVGGAVGGALFLLLLLSLVGVCYLRKQQTFHGNYYTKQYLGPNDLQKAPTQHELHPTKAGSSQHQDHDREEWGDRQLKQERERRHHSNYNGEEYPSNGYTRAMRESSQHSQQQNHHREHAQYSSPRQARCARYPHSPKLQGNGSPYLSDDCYDSGPEGDYVSHTDGSVISRREWYV